One region of Camelina sativa cultivar DH55 chromosome 6, Cs, whole genome shotgun sequence genomic DNA includes:
- the LOC109133381 gene encoding F-box/kelch-repeat protein At2g44700-like produces MTTTNVAVSNRDKRHKPPQETNQPPMSSPSSFTSLPRDLVLNILVRLPKRLYPILCCVSKNLRSLVLSDEIQETRSSLGKDSLYVCVKDGTIDEENIFTYTYHCHWFNLRRVEKSNTENVFVSVDFSFLPEHCRRSTSVVAYGPEMFFIPGTNHYSTSFRIFDTQSGNLCVPMTKRVAYGSPILCCVSKNLRSLVLSDEIQETRSSLGKDSLYVCVKDGTIDEENIFTYTYHCHWFNLRRVEKSNTENVFVSVDFSFLPEHCRRSTSVVAYGPEMFFIPGTNHYSTSFRIFDTQSGNVRQGPSLLAYRTYNCVALVGGKIYVIGGCIEGDPIAESFNLKTEAWEPALCPHDEESRIWIHGIGAPLDRKVCAVSLVQGLTCYDTRDGSCESSELPFGIWWKSGVCVIDNVLYVYFSSYGLMWYDTELRLWRVVYDLDLGKPQGVAMAEYYGKLAFLWEKPSLLFRGSKEIWCRMIGLARSEEGFNGAAEPSQLLRIVPRTFSFHHCLSVG; encoded by the exons ATGACTACTACTAACGTCGCCGTTTCTAACCGCGACAAACGCCACAAACCACCGCAAGAAACCAACCAACCACCAATGTCGTCGCCGTCATCGTTTACGTCACTGCCACGCGACCTCGTTTTGAACATCTTAGTCCGCCTACCAAAACGGTTATACCCAATCCTCTGTTGCGTCTCCAAGAACTTGCGTAGTCTTGTTCTCTCGGATGAGATTCAAGAAACTCGATCTTCCCTCGGAAAAGATTCTCTTTATGTCTGCGTCAAGGACGGaactatagatgaagaaaatatttttacctATACGTATCACTGCCACTGGTTCAATCTCCGCAGGGTTGAGAAAAGTAACACTGAGAATGTCTTCGTCTCCGTCGATTTCTCTTTCCTTCCGGAGCATTGTCGTCGCTCTACTTCCGTCGTCGCCTATGGTCCTGAGATGTTCTTCATTCCCGGAACTAATCATTACTCAACAAGCTTTAGGATCTTTGACACCCAATCTGGAAAT CTCTGTGTCCCCATGACGAAGAGAGTCGCATATGGATCNCCAATCCTCTGTTGCGTCTCCAAGAACTTGCGTAGTCTTGTTCTCTCGGATGAGATTCAAGAAACTCGATCTTCCCTCGGAAAAGATTCTCTTTATGTCTGCGTCAAGGACGGaactatagatgaagaaaatatttttacctATACGTATCACTGCCACTGGTTCAATCTCCGCAGGGTTGAGAAAAGTAACACTGAGAATGTCTTCGTCTCCGTCGATTTCTCTTTCCTTCCGGAGCATTGTCGTCGCTCTACTTCCGTCGTCGCCTATGGTCCTGAGATGTTCTTCATTCCCGGAACTAATCATTACTCAACAAGCTTTAGGATCTTTGACACCCAATCTGGAAATGTTCGTCAAGGACCTAGTTTGCTAGCCTATCGAACGTACAATTGCGTAGCACTAGTCGGGGGTAAGATCTATGTGATCGGAGGATGCATAGAAGGCGATCCTATAGCGGAAAGCTTTAATCTAAAGACGGAAGCTTGGGAACCAGCTCTGTGTCCCCATGACGAAGAGAGTCGCATATGGATCCATGGGATAGGTGCTCCACTAGACAGAAAGGTTTGTGCTGTAAGCTTAGTCCAAGGCCTGACATGTTACGATACTAGAGATGGTTCTTGTGAGTCATCTGAGTTGCCTTTTGGAATATGGTGGAAGTCAGGAGTTTGCGTTATAGACAATGTGCTCTACGTTTACTTCTCTAGTTACGGTTTAATGTGGTATGACACTGAACTGAGGCTATGGAGAgtggtttatgatttggatCTTGGCAAACCTCAAGGCGTTGCAATGGCTGAATACTATGGGAAGTTGGCGTTTCTATGGGAGAAACCAAGTCTTCTTTTTCGTGGAAGCAAAGAGATTTGGTGTAGAATGATTGGCTTGGCTAGGAGTGAAGAAGGATTCAATGGAGCTGCAGAACCGTCTCAACTTCTCCGGATTGTTCCTCGCACCTTTAGTTTTCACCATTGTCTGTCGGTTGGTTGA